From a region of the Armatimonas rosea genome:
- a CDS encoding M28 family peptidase: protein MNPLLALLVLAALPPKPTTQSWKPDLSADHRAALERISPDSLKGNLSFLASDALEGRATPSPGLTIAAEFIAAQFRKAGLEPGVGSSYFQTTTLKARGSDEEKPVSNVIGVLRGSDPKLKDSYIIVTAHYDHIGMNPNVPGDDKIFNGANDDGSGTVGVIELAQALSTLKVRPKRSIVFMTFFGEERGLLGSRYYGKNPIFPLNQTIAHINLEQIGRTDDREGPRVSGASMTGFDFSDLGPIFATAGKAVGVEISKHPKNSDAFFGRSDNQALADLGVPAHTLCVAYVYPDYHGVGDHWEKVDYPNTAKVLKGIALGLLTLADSKDEPRWNAQNEKAARYLKAWQERQAPK, encoded by the coding sequence ATGAACCCACTCCTTGCCCTGCTTGTCCTTGCAGCCCTCCCGCCAAAGCCCACGACACAAAGCTGGAAGCCGGACCTGAGCGCCGACCACCGCGCGGCGCTGGAGCGCATCTCACCGGACTCGCTCAAGGGCAACCTCTCGTTTCTGGCGTCGGATGCGCTCGAAGGTCGCGCGACACCGTCGCCGGGGCTGACCATCGCCGCTGAGTTTATCGCGGCGCAGTTTCGCAAGGCAGGGCTAGAGCCCGGTGTCGGCAGCAGCTACTTTCAGACCACGACCCTCAAGGCGCGCGGCTCCGACGAAGAAAAACCAGTCTCTAATGTGATCGGGGTGCTACGCGGCTCGGACCCAAAGCTCAAAGACAGCTATATTATTGTCACGGCGCACTACGACCATATCGGGATGAACCCCAACGTGCCCGGCGACGACAAGATCTTCAACGGGGCCAACGACGATGGCAGTGGGACGGTGGGGGTGATCGAGCTGGCGCAGGCGCTGAGTACGCTGAAGGTGCGGCCCAAGCGCAGCATTGTCTTCATGACGTTCTTCGGCGAGGAGCGCGGCCTGCTGGGCTCGCGCTACTACGGCAAGAACCCGATCTTTCCGCTCAACCAGACTATCGCGCATATCAACTTGGAGCAGATCGGCCGCACCGACGACCGCGAGGGTCCACGGGTCAGTGGCGCGTCGATGACCGGCTTCGACTTCTCCGATCTCGGCCCGATCTTCGCGACGGCGGGCAAGGCGGTCGGGGTGGAGATCAGTAAGCACCCGAAAAACAGCGATGCCTTCTTTGGCCGCTCCGACAACCAAGCCCTCGCCGATCTCGGGGTTCCCGCCCACACGCTCTGTGTCGCCTATGTCTATCCCGACTACCACGGGGTCGGCGATCACTGGGAGAAAGTGGACTATCCCAACACGGCAAAAGTGCTCAAGGGAATCGCGCTGGGCCTCCTCACCCTCGCCGACAGCAAAGACGAGCCCCGCTGGAACGCGCAGAACGAAAAAGCCGCTCGGTATTTGAAAGCCTGGCAGGAGCGCCAGGCACCCAAGTGA
- a CDS encoding ATP-binding protein yields MGNFLAMARLTLRFFGPPEVRRSDGERLPTLRTRKGLWLLALLVLRAGKTVERLWLAGQLWPDAPAETGLANLRRSLTDLRGALGPDATRISSPTSTTLCFDAQGIDCDLLAFDADPLGQLALYRGILLEGCDEEWVFVERRQREARYSEARLACAQSAPPAEAYSHLKALLETEPTHEEAVRRLMELGGQLGRQSEALTIFRRFREQLSAQRLVPDPQTQALYLSLQEKLRQPKAPPIRPKWTETVRPALPQSLTPFVGRRREQAELMALLLYEPLVTLLGMGGLGKTRLALRVAEELSGEFPEGVVFVELAPLAASDTLVTAVARSLGRRCESLEELVSALAGQRLLLVLDNAEHVLPACRVLIQALRQRAPQLRFLVTSREPLELLGEVHWRLEPLPDDDARRLFSQCAIRARPTSALEAGSVTSLCQQLEGIPLALELAAGRLGVLTLSQLLERLTERFRLLQGGTAHPERHRTLRTVLESSWEQLSPDDQQALAWLSLFRGGWSLEGAVHVVFPDEDEFTALDRLTRLVARSFVLSEGGRFRMLETVRLFAEQHLAPADRLCAQTRLLTWFHELALRDSEDSQQQLWLERMEAERANLRVALDAAGETPELHALGLQVAIRTCSLYRLRGGITQARQDLARFLAALPATDPEYTRGHWHLGKLAHLQGDFAAAWEYFGQARKPLRDWGQVYVLEARGVLARDQGELELAETELLAAQSLCDSLGGSPLWCHSARATLAWLRGDYPQARALLEPSIAQLRAENNRISLASSLLWWAKIQRDSGEESDEEATLTEALALSQELGYTLGEVGARYGQAERLLRLGHFVQAEQLASEASKRLVGEPSAGALPRLLLVQAAACRELRELSRAEALLDEAQRALQHWDAPESRLLVQIEAALLRQAQGEPAQARLLWDSAEALRQRHGFVLPPFLRLPKESGYPPPNPEP; encoded by the coding sequence ATGGGGAATTTTCTCGCCATGGCACGGCTGACCCTGCGATTTTTTGGTCCGCCTGAGGTGCGCCGCTCCGATGGCGAGCGGCTTCCTACGCTTCGTACACGCAAGGGGCTCTGGTTGCTGGCGCTTCTGGTGCTCCGCGCGGGGAAGACCGTGGAGCGGCTCTGGCTAGCGGGGCAGCTCTGGCCGGATGCTCCTGCGGAGACGGGGCTTGCGAACCTACGCCGCTCGCTGACCGACCTCCGGGGGGCGCTTGGCCCCGATGCCACGCGAATCTCCTCGCCCACATCCACGACACTTTGCTTCGATGCCCAGGGGATCGACTGCGATCTCTTAGCCTTCGATGCCGATCCCCTAGGGCAGCTTGCGCTCTACCGTGGCATCCTCCTGGAGGGCTGCGACGAAGAGTGGGTCTTTGTGGAGCGGCGGCAGCGCGAGGCGCGCTACAGCGAGGCCCGGCTTGCCTGTGCACAGAGCGCTCCACCCGCCGAGGCCTACAGCCACCTAAAAGCGCTCCTAGAGACCGAGCCGACCCACGAAGAGGCAGTTCGTCGGCTAATGGAGCTCGGGGGGCAGCTGGGGCGCCAGAGCGAGGCACTGACCATCTTTCGGCGCTTTCGGGAGCAGCTCAGCGCCCAGCGGCTGGTCCCGGACCCACAGACTCAGGCGCTCTATCTCTCCCTACAAGAGAAGCTTCGCCAGCCAAAAGCGCCCCCGATTCGCCCCAAGTGGACCGAGACAGTGCGCCCGGCTCTGCCGCAGTCGCTCACCCCGTTTGTCGGGCGGCGCCGGGAGCAAGCGGAGCTGATGGCGCTCCTGCTCTACGAGCCCCTGGTGACCCTGCTGGGGATGGGGGGGCTGGGCAAGACCCGCCTGGCGCTGCGTGTGGCGGAGGAGCTGAGCGGGGAGTTTCCCGAGGGGGTTGTCTTTGTGGAGCTGGCACCTCTCGCGGCGAGCGACACCCTGGTGACCGCGGTCGCACGGAGCCTGGGGCGGCGCTGTGAGAGCCTGGAGGAGCTGGTGTCGGCACTGGCGGGGCAGAGGCTCTTGCTCGTGCTGGACAACGCCGAGCATGTCCTGCCTGCCTGTCGTGTCCTGATTCAAGCGCTCCGTCAGAGAGCCCCCCAGCTCCGGTTCTTGGTGACCAGCCGTGAGCCTCTGGAGCTCCTGGGGGAGGTGCACTGGCGCCTAGAGCCGCTCCCCGACGACGATGCGCGTCGGCTTTTTTCCCAGTGCGCGATCCGCGCGCGTCCGACAAGTGCCCTGGAGGCCGGGAGCGTGACCAGCCTCTGTCAGCAGCTGGAAGGGATCCCCCTGGCTCTAGAGCTGGCCGCTGGGCGCCTGGGAGTGCTGACACTCAGCCAGCTTCTGGAGCGACTGACCGAGCGCTTTCGCCTGCTCCAGGGAGGGACAGCCCACCCCGAGCGGCACCGGACGCTCCGCACCGTGTTGGAGTCGTCGTGGGAGCAGCTATCCCCCGACGATCAGCAGGCACTGGCATGGCTCTCTCTCTTTCGCGGGGGCTGGTCGCTGGAGGGGGCAGTGCACGTTGTCTTTCCCGATGAGGATGAGTTCACGGCGCTGGATCGGCTCACACGCCTGGTCGCTCGCTCGTTTGTGCTGTCGGAGGGGGGACGGTTTCGGATGCTGGAGACCGTGCGCCTCTTTGCGGAGCAGCACCTGGCTCCGGCAGATCGGCTGTGTGCCCAGACACGGCTCCTCACCTGGTTTCATGAGCTCGCCCTCCGTGACAGCGAGGACTCCCAGCAGCAGCTCTGGCTGGAGCGCATGGAGGCGGAGCGGGCCAACCTACGGGTCGCACTGGACGCTGCCGGGGAGACTCCCGAGCTCCACGCGCTAGGCTTGCAAGTTGCGATCCGCACCTGCTCTCTCTACCGCCTCCGCGGCGGGATTACCCAAGCACGGCAGGACCTGGCACGGTTTCTGGCAGCCCTTCCCGCAACTGACCCGGAGTACACACGCGGACACTGGCACCTGGGGAAGCTCGCCCACCTTCAGGGAGACTTTGCGGCGGCTTGGGAGTACTTCGGCCAAGCAAGGAAGCCACTGCGCGACTGGGGGCAGGTCTATGTTCTGGAGGCACGTGGGGTTCTGGCGCGGGATCAGGGGGAGCTGGAGCTCGCGGAGACCGAGCTGCTGGCCGCGCAGAGCCTCTGCGACTCCCTCGGCGGGAGCCCGCTTTGGTGCCACAGCGCACGGGCCACCCTTGCCTGGCTCCGAGGCGACTACCCGCAGGCCCGCGCTCTCCTGGAGCCCAGCATCGCACAGCTACGTGCAGAGAACAATCGCATCTCGCTCGCCTCCAGCCTGCTTTGGTGGGCAAAGATCCAGCGCGATAGCGGGGAGGAGAGCGACGAAGAGGCCACGCTCACCGAGGCTTTGGCGCTCTCCCAAGAGCTGGGCTACACACTCGGCGAGGTGGGAGCACGCTACGGGCAGGCAGAGCGGCTCTTGCGTCTAGGTCACTTTGTCCAGGCCGAGCAGCTTGCCTCCGAAGCCAGCAAGCGCCTCGTGGGCGAGCCAAGCGCAGGGGCTCTTCCCCGGCTCTTGCTGGTTCAAGCCGCCGCGTGTCGTGAGCTGCGGGAGCTCTCCCGCGCCGAGGCACTCCTGGACGAGGCACAGAGGGCACTGCAGCACTGGGATGCCCCTGAGAGCAGGCTGCTCGTCCAGATAGAGGCAGCGCTACTCCGCCAGGCGCAGGGAGAGCCTGCCCAGGCCCGGCTCCTCTGGGACAGCGCGGAGGCTCTGCGCCAGCGCCACGGCTTTGTCCTCCCCCCGTTTCTGCGTCTCCCAAAGGAATCTGGCTACCCGCCGCCGAACCCTGAGCCATGA
- a CDS encoding C1 family peptidase, whose amino-acid sequence MAKQEVKPSERICNLIPSKDTETDWSIDSGLMAGALGAVAALPPSVDLRATWWKVGDQGSTGSCVGWATADGVMRYLLTNANKLKKTERLSPRFIWMASKETDQFTTRPESFIETAGTALKAAADICRKYGTVLEPRLPFTVSSNMYLGDEDTFYAEAAQRRAASYFNAQKDLDQWRQALASGKPILVGLSVDREWDTAAERAGKLDTFQPTTTRGGHAVCVVGYTADGRFILRNSWGTAWGDQGFAYASPAYIQEAFFPESYVLTV is encoded by the coding sequence ATGGCAAAGCAGGAAGTTAAACCTTCAGAGCGTATCTGTAACCTGATCCCCTCTAAGGACACTGAGACCGACTGGTCCATCGACTCAGGATTAATGGCGGGAGCCCTGGGTGCCGTGGCAGCCCTCCCTCCCTCGGTGGACCTACGTGCCACCTGGTGGAAGGTCGGTGACCAAGGGAGCACAGGGTCGTGCGTGGGCTGGGCCACCGCTGACGGGGTGATGCGCTATCTACTGACCAATGCCAACAAGCTAAAGAAAACAGAGAGACTCTCCCCACGTTTTATCTGGATGGCTTCCAAGGAGACCGACCAGTTCACGACACGTCCTGAGAGCTTTATTGAGACGGCAGGAACCGCCCTCAAAGCGGCTGCAGATATCTGCCGCAAGTACGGAACCGTTCTGGAGCCCCGTCTTCCCTTTACTGTCAGTAGCAACATGTACCTCGGAGACGAGGATACCTTCTATGCGGAGGCCGCACAGCGACGGGCTGCGAGCTACTTTAATGCACAAAAAGACTTAGATCAGTGGAGGCAAGCGCTGGCAAGTGGTAAGCCCATTCTGGTGGGGTTGAGTGTGGATAGAGAGTGGGACACGGCGGCGGAGCGAGCGGGGAAGCTAGACACGTTCCAGCCAACCACCACACGTGGAGGACATGCCGTGTGCGTCGTCGGCTATACGGCGGATGGGCGCTTTATCCTGCGCAATAGCTGGGGAACGGCTTGGGGCGACCAGGGCTTTGCCTACGCGAGCCCCGCCTATATCCAGGAAGCATTCTTCCCAGAGTCGTACGTCCTAACTGTATAG
- a CDS encoding phytanoyl-CoA dioxygenase family protein, whose protein sequence is MTEQQRRFFETFGYIGFPGLLADCIDEIIDGFEAIWQENGGGHAGRPHEGTARSCIAQFLDHHERLCALLDDPRILGIAKALCGDDFNYMGSDGNYYVGDTGWHSDGWHRELRHVKIAFYLDPLTKDTGCLRVMPGSHRIGEGYTEELQASLRQSRDLWGVTGPEVPAVALETQPGDVLVFNHNTKHAAFGGGTRRRMFTMNLCERYPDDKLQELRDYLSGGARFWVESAYHETLIATATPERLRHLEQVRANDGHLAELARAAREKMNEPSRG, encoded by the coding sequence ATGACTGAGCAGCAACGGCGCTTTTTTGAGACCTTCGGCTACATCGGCTTTCCGGGCCTTCTTGCGGACTGTATCGACGAGATCATCGACGGCTTCGAGGCGATCTGGCAAGAGAACGGCGGCGGTCACGCGGGTCGTCCTCATGAGGGGACGGCCCGCTCGTGTATCGCGCAGTTTTTGGATCATCACGAGCGGCTCTGCGCCCTGCTCGACGATCCCCGGATTCTGGGGATCGCCAAGGCGCTCTGTGGCGATGACTTCAACTACATGGGCAGCGACGGCAACTACTATGTCGGGGATACCGGCTGGCACTCCGACGGCTGGCACCGGGAGCTTCGTCATGTGAAGATTGCCTTCTACCTCGACCCACTCACGAAAGACACCGGCTGCCTGCGTGTCATGCCCGGAAGCCACCGAATTGGGGAGGGCTACACGGAGGAGCTACAAGCCAGCCTGCGCCAGAGCCGCGACTTGTGGGGCGTCACCGGCCCCGAAGTGCCCGCGGTCGCGCTCGAGACCCAGCCCGGCGATGTGCTGGTCTTCAACCACAACACCAAGCACGCCGCGTTTGGCGGCGGCACCCGGCGGCGGATGTTCACGATGAACCTCTGCGAGCGCTACCCCGACGACAAGCTCCAAGAGCTACGCGACTATCTCAGCGGCGGTGCCCGCTTCTGGGTGGAGAGCGCCTACCACGAGACCCTGATCGCCACCGCCACCCCCGAGCGCCTACGGCACCTAGAGCAAGTGCGCGCCAACGACGGCCACCTTGCGGAGCTGGCCCGCGCCGCCCGCGAGAAGATGAACGAACCGTCACGGGGGTGA